In Streptomyces sp. NBC_00448, the following are encoded in one genomic region:
- a CDS encoding glycoside hydrolase family 2 protein, with product MNNQHEQRGSALVPTRRQLLTLGAATAAAVGLQRIGAAQAATPGDGGFAAPRTGGAQVLQSLNGTWDFLPAAAGAAYPPADSGWADIPVPAEWNMAAGPFATGWDAYDLFETPDDWNTVDTAWYRRTVRIPAAAKGQRIVLRFEAVNFEATVWFNGAQVAHHQDGLLPFEADVTDHAVFGGSNTVHLLVRSPGAARQSDGYHFPGGSWWGQEAAGIWQDVWLLARNPVSTADTGIVTSVTDKKLTATTVLRNDSTADATVRVDHTVWDGARQVLRLSRQVTVPASGTAAVEESAGWSKPRLWNPADPHLYELRVDIRASGTGPVLDSTTQRFGFREVTVDGPALLLNGEPQLLRGDSWHYMGSVQNSRAYAEMWMRMAMAAGVNYMRLHAMPYPPVYYDVADELGMMIVGESGIYGSSGNYAMGADDFWANCATHLKDRVVRDRNHPSIIAWSAENEMLAAFGQSYVPQVAALKPPVLAEDTSRPVYFEGDGDPQGAGDLRSTHYPVEITTKNTTIPESGRVLAVGQPRGDEWDRKKPFLISEFSSMYYANPSDVSALGGPAAYADLDGFWSAHALTVRAQIEGFRYAGITAISPWNTVWYGMQPLPFDGTSVPKPDPSGSGPRLKRVGPFAATLNPGFQKGLPDWRPNPIHGSVVRVFQPVAALALDYRTHYFGGSTLAKDLMVCNDTAGKVKLTVGWTLSGKGIPTGKGSAKVTVAATDRGSVTAKLALPKVKKATAATLRITVSGDGTFTDDIALTLYPAPAGKLGTPLKAAVLEGTSGAATTKALTALGVTARGVADFGTLPDPSSGEVLVVAEGAEPAADTDAGKRVTAFVAAGGQVLVLAQRAFPQILPWPQFSTSSPQTVTHVAAPHHPVLAGIGADDLRWWQTADETVVSTVLLKPRFGSLLSLADAGSALAATALAETRFGKGRYLICQYPVVAAQAAEPIAAALLRNLLGYVAQPAAATGRFGVLAADDKSAAAVTLKAAAADLTVLGTVDADALAALDILLVDASPGNEAPLASLKAAASAVTAWTGQGGTLWISGATPDTWASVAPFLPSGAKLTAVDADHVHGAVTTGNSALTTGVSNADLDWPGAGAPLVAYTVQAKGGTSAVDTRAVAWSLFSAGNEQTKYGKAAHSTLGFTAGSALWQTAAGQGSVIVDQLLWPDKNALPTQVGLAALLAANVGTAFAAGAGSGELPTDGWKGFTNPATGTPANAYDRNPSTRWTSTAARQPGMYYGLDLGASHTIDKIVWDASASSGDVPSAADLLVSTDDSTWTTVLSLADTAPYTSGGVMTLNFGPVDVRYFKVVNTKAAGNYLSVHEIYVYTATQ from the coding sequence ATGAACAACCAGCATGAACAGCGCGGTTCGGCCCTGGTGCCGACCCGCCGCCAGCTGCTCACCCTCGGTGCCGCCACCGCCGCCGCGGTCGGCCTCCAGCGGATCGGCGCCGCCCAGGCGGCCACTCCGGGCGACGGCGGTTTCGCCGCGCCCAGGACCGGCGGCGCCCAGGTGCTCCAGTCGCTCAACGGCACCTGGGACTTCCTGCCCGCAGCGGCGGGCGCCGCCTACCCGCCGGCCGACTCCGGCTGGGCCGACATCCCGGTGCCGGCCGAATGGAACATGGCGGCCGGGCCGTTCGCCACCGGTTGGGACGCCTACGACCTCTTCGAGACCCCCGACGACTGGAACACGGTGGACACCGCCTGGTACCGGCGGACCGTCCGCATACCGGCGGCGGCCAAGGGGCAGCGGATCGTGCTGCGCTTCGAGGCGGTCAACTTCGAGGCGACCGTCTGGTTCAACGGCGCCCAGGTCGCCCACCACCAGGACGGGCTGCTGCCGTTCGAGGCCGACGTCACCGACCACGCCGTCTTCGGCGGCAGCAACACCGTTCACCTGCTGGTGCGTTCACCCGGGGCGGCCCGGCAGTCCGACGGCTACCACTTCCCGGGGGGTTCCTGGTGGGGCCAGGAGGCGGCCGGGATCTGGCAGGACGTGTGGCTGCTGGCCCGCAACCCCGTCTCCACCGCCGACACCGGGATCGTCACCTCGGTCACGGACAAGAAGCTCACCGCCACCACCGTCCTGCGCAACGACTCCACCGCCGACGCCACCGTCCGGGTGGACCACACGGTGTGGGACGGCGCCCGCCAGGTGCTGCGGCTCAGCCGCCAGGTCACCGTGCCGGCCAGCGGCACCGCCGCCGTCGAGGAGTCCGCCGGCTGGAGCAAGCCCCGGCTGTGGAACCCGGCCGACCCGCACCTGTACGAGCTGCGGGTCGACATCCGCGCCTCCGGCACCGGCCCGGTGCTCGACTCGACCACCCAGCGGTTCGGCTTCCGCGAGGTCACCGTCGACGGCCCGGCGCTGCTGCTCAACGGCGAACCGCAGTTGCTGCGCGGCGACTCCTGGCACTACATGGGCTCCGTCCAGAACAGCCGCGCCTACGCCGAGATGTGGATGCGGATGGCGATGGCCGCGGGCGTCAACTACATGCGCCTGCACGCCATGCCGTACCCGCCGGTCTACTACGACGTGGCCGACGAGCTCGGCATGATGATCGTCGGCGAGTCCGGCATCTACGGCTCCTCGGGCAACTACGCGATGGGCGCCGACGACTTCTGGGCCAACTGCGCCACCCACCTGAAGGACCGGGTGGTCCGCGACCGCAACCACCCCTCGATCATCGCCTGGAGCGCGGAGAACGAGATGCTGGCCGCCTTCGGCCAGAGCTACGTGCCGCAGGTCGCCGCGCTCAAGCCGCCGGTGCTCGCCGAGGACACCTCCCGCCCGGTCTACTTCGAGGGCGACGGCGACCCGCAGGGCGCCGGCGACCTGCGCAGCACCCACTACCCGGTGGAGATCACCACCAAGAACACCACGATCCCCGAGTCCGGCCGGGTGCTGGCCGTCGGCCAGCCGCGCGGCGACGAGTGGGACCGCAAGAAGCCGTTCCTGATCAGCGAGTTCAGCTCGATGTACTACGCCAACCCGTCCGACGTCAGCGCGCTCGGCGGCCCGGCGGCCTACGCGGACCTGGACGGGTTCTGGTCGGCGCACGCGCTGACCGTCCGCGCCCAGATCGAGGGCTTCCGGTACGCGGGCATCACCGCGATCTCGCCGTGGAACACGGTCTGGTACGGCATGCAGCCGCTGCCGTTCGACGGCACGTCGGTGCCGAAGCCCGATCCGAGCGGGTCGGGGCCGCGGCTGAAGCGGGTCGGGCCGTTCGCGGCGACCCTCAACCCCGGCTTCCAGAAGGGCCTGCCCGACTGGCGGCCGAACCCCATCCACGGCTCCGTGGTGCGGGTCTTCCAGCCCGTCGCCGCGCTCGCGCTGGACTACCGCACCCACTACTTCGGCGGCAGCACCCTGGCGAAGGACCTGATGGTCTGCAACGACACCGCCGGAAAGGTGAAGTTGACGGTCGGCTGGACGCTGAGCGGCAAGGGCATCCCGACCGGCAAGGGCTCGGCGAAGGTGACGGTCGCGGCCACCGACCGCGGCAGCGTGACCGCGAAGCTCGCGCTGCCCAAGGTCAAGAAGGCCACCGCGGCCACCTTGCGGATCACGGTCTCGGGCGACGGGACGTTCACCGACGACATCGCGCTGACCTTGTACCCGGCCCCCGCGGGCAAGCTCGGCACCCCGCTCAAGGCGGCGGTGCTGGAGGGGACTTCGGGTGCCGCCACCACCAAGGCGCTGACCGCGCTGGGGGTGACGGCCCGCGGCGTCGCCGACTTCGGCACGCTGCCCGACCCCTCCTCCGGCGAGGTGCTGGTGGTCGCCGAGGGCGCCGAACCGGCCGCCGACACCGACGCGGGCAAGAGGGTCACCGCGTTCGTCGCCGCCGGCGGACAGGTGCTGGTGCTGGCGCAGAGAGCGTTCCCGCAGATCCTGCCGTGGCCGCAGTTCAGCACGAGCAGCCCGCAGACCGTCACCCATGTCGCCGCGCCGCACCACCCGGTGCTGGCCGGCATCGGCGCCGACGACCTGCGCTGGTGGCAGACCGCCGACGAGACCGTGGTGTCCACCGTGCTGCTCAAGCCGCGCTTCGGCAGCCTGCTCTCGCTCGCCGACGCCGGGTCCGCGCTGGCCGCCACCGCGCTCGCCGAGACCAGGTTCGGCAAGGGCCGCTACCTGATCTGCCAGTACCCGGTGGTGGCCGCGCAGGCCGCCGAGCCGATCGCGGCCGCGCTGCTGCGCAACCTGCTCGGGTACGTCGCCCAACCGGCCGCGGCCACCGGGCGGTTCGGGGTGCTCGCCGCCGACGACAAGAGCGCGGCCGCGGTCACCCTCAAGGCCGCCGCCGCCGATCTGACGGTGCTCGGCACGGTCGACGCCGACGCGCTCGCGGCGCTGGACATCCTGCTGGTGGACGCCTCGCCAGGCAACGAGGCGCCGCTGGCGTCGCTCAAGGCCGCCGCCTCCGCGGTCACCGCGTGGACCGGCCAGGGCGGCACCCTGTGGATCAGCGGTGCCACCCCGGACACCTGGGCGTCGGTCGCGCCGTTCCTGCCGTCCGGCGCCAAGCTCACCGCCGTGGACGCCGACCACGTGCACGGCGCCGTGACCACCGGAAACTCCGCCCTGACCACCGGCGTCAGCAACGCCGACCTGGACTGGCCGGGCGCGGGCGCGCCCTTGGTGGCGTACACCGTGCAGGCCAAGGGCGGCACCAGCGCGGTGGACACCCGGGCGGTCGCCTGGAGCCTGTTCAGCGCGGGCAACGAGCAGACCAAGTACGGGAAGGCGGCGCACAGCACGCTCGGCTTCACCGCCGGCAGCGCGCTGTGGCAGACGGCCGCGGGCCAGGGGTCGGTGATCGTCGACCAGTTGCTGTGGCCGGACAAGAACGCCCTGCCCACGCAGGTCGGCCTGGCCGCGCTGCTGGCCGCGAACGTCGGCACCGCCTTCGCCGCGGGCGCCGGCTCGGGCGAACTGCCCACCGACGGCTGGAAG